A single region of the Plantactinospora soyae genome encodes:
- a CDS encoding carbohydrate ABC transporter permease, whose translation MSDTDSRVERIGSTRRSRFIRHVTLCLIGAVMMYPLAWLVSSSFKPSRIVFTDLGLWPTEWDLTNYPEGWSALEHPFSLYLVNSLVIVVLSIVGNLLSCSLAAYGFARLRFTGRRLFFVLMLGTMMLPGHVLLVPQYVVFAKLDWINTYYPLLVPNFLATNAFYIFLMVQFMRALPTELDDAARIDGCGPFRVFWKVIMPLSMPAFATTAIFTFISVWNEFFGPLLYLTDSELYTVPLALRQFVDSEGQSQWSQMFAMSAVSLAPVIGFFIAGQKYLVRGIATTGLK comes from the coding sequence ATGTCGGACACCGACAGCCGCGTCGAGCGGATCGGCAGCACCCGCCGGTCTCGGTTCATCCGGCACGTGACGCTCTGCCTGATCGGCGCGGTCATGATGTACCCGCTGGCGTGGCTGGTCTCCAGCTCGTTCAAGCCGAGCCGGATCGTCTTCACCGACCTCGGGCTGTGGCCGACCGAGTGGGACCTGACCAACTATCCGGAGGGCTGGTCGGCGCTGGAGCACCCGTTCAGCCTCTACCTGGTCAACTCGCTGGTGATCGTCGTACTGAGCATCGTGGGCAACCTGCTCTCCTGCTCGCTCGCGGCGTACGGGTTCGCCCGGTTGCGCTTCACCGGCCGCCGGCTCTTCTTCGTACTGATGCTCGGCACGATGATGCTGCCCGGCCACGTGCTGCTGGTCCCGCAGTACGTCGTCTTCGCCAAGCTCGACTGGATCAACACGTACTATCCGTTGCTGGTGCCGAACTTCCTGGCGACCAACGCGTTCTACATCTTCCTGATGGTGCAGTTCATGCGGGCCCTGCCGACCGAGCTGGACGACGCCGCCCGGATCGACGGCTGCGGGCCGTTCCGGGTCTTCTGGAAGGTCATCATGCCGTTGAGCATGCCGGCGTTCGCCACCACGGCGATCTTCACCTTCATCTCGGTCTGGAACGAGTTCTTCGGCCCCCTGCTCTACCTCACCGACTCGGAGCTGTACACGGTGCCGCTCGCGCTGCGGCAGTTCGTCGACTCCGAGGGGCAGAGCCAGTGGAGTCAGATGTTCGCCATGTCGGCGGTGTCGCTGGCGCCGGTGATCGGCTTCTTCATCGCCGGTCAGAAGTACCTGGTCCGGGGGATCGCCACCACCGGCCTGAAGTAG
- a CDS encoding carbohydrate ABC transporter permease, whose protein sequence is MTVPTGVAAATAAAPAPPRRSRGRRDRAGYLFLLPWFVGMLFTVIPFFASLYLAFTDYDLLTAPRWIGLENFREMLGDARLRQSLQVTFVYTFVSVPLSLAAALLVAMVLHRGIRGLPVYRAVFYLPSLLGGSVAVVLLWRYIFGAEGIVNDFLGWFGVRGPAWTTDPDHALTTLIILHVWTFGSPMVIFLAGLRQIPVAYYEAAAVDGASRFRQFRSITIPLLSPIIFFNLVQSLIASFQTFTQGFVLSGGTGGPAESTLFYNVYLYLRGFTQFDMGYASAMAWVLLVLIAVLTAINFLAARYWVFYDN, encoded by the coding sequence GTGACCGTACCCACCGGGGTCGCCGCCGCAACGGCGGCGGCCCCGGCACCACCACGTCGCAGCCGGGGCCGCCGGGACCGGGCCGGCTACCTGTTCCTGCTGCCCTGGTTCGTCGGGATGCTCTTCACGGTCATCCCGTTCTTCGCCTCGCTCTACCTGGCCTTCACCGACTACGACCTGCTCACCGCGCCCCGGTGGATCGGCCTGGAGAACTTCCGGGAGATGCTCGGCGACGCCCGGCTGCGCCAGTCGCTCCAGGTGACCTTCGTCTACACGTTCGTCTCGGTGCCGCTGTCGCTGGCGGCGGCCCTGCTGGTGGCGATGGTGCTGCACCGGGGCATCCGGGGCCTGCCGGTCTACCGGGCGGTCTTCTACCTGCCGTCGCTGCTGGGCGGCAGCGTCGCGGTCGTGCTGCTCTGGCGCTACATCTTCGGCGCCGAGGGCATCGTCAACGACTTCCTCGGCTGGTTCGGGGTGCGGGGGCCGGCCTGGACGACCGATCCCGACCACGCCCTCACCACGTTGATCATCCTGCACGTCTGGACCTTCGGTTCGCCCATGGTGATCTTCCTGGCCGGGTTGCGGCAGATCCCGGTCGCCTACTACGAGGCCGCCGCCGTCGACGGCGCCTCCCGGTTCCGCCAGTTCCGCTCGATCACGATCCCGCTGCTCAGCCCGATCATCTTCTTCAACCTGGTCCAGTCGCTGATCGCCTCGTTCCAGACCTTCACCCAGGGCTTCGTGCTCAGCGGCGGTACGGGTGGCCCGGCGGAGTCGACCCTGTTCTACAACGTGTACCTGTACCTGCGCGGATTCACCCAGTTCGACATGGGCTACGCCTCGGCGATGGCCTGGGTGCTGCTCGTGCTCATCGCGGTCCTCACCGCGATCAACTTCCTGGCCGCCCGCTACTGGGTCTTCTACGACAACTGA
- a CDS encoding ABC transporter substrate-binding protein: MPPDTHTAVLGRRAALKATGLAGLALGLSACGRGFGGGDDADQGSVTLNMVWWGDAKRAQKTQAALDLFQRKHPGVTVRVEYQDSAPYKDKLATRFAAGDPPDLMAMRVDSLREYADRGSLLDLGAHSGALDLTGLSESARTLATVGDKTFGVPSGLNSIGFVVNRTLTDRYGVQVPNGDTWSWEDLAGFARQVTAKSGRKVYGTGFEPQTMANLLVFSRQRGEDFFTVDGALGVSEGTVTAWFEMVQRMRDEGGFPPAGFFEESGASAAQSYLAKGTLASQIIPTNNFLSYNEAAGGNLALLRIPGEVQGRRRGQSIDTPALWSIASASKHRDEALKLLDFLVNDAEAAKATGTTRGVPANQRIAETVKPTLEPDDQTATEYLIGLQGEQLPRSYTYPPGGSAIAASLETIATEVEFKRRSAAEGARAFVAEARKALTK, encoded by the coding sequence ATGCCGCCCGACACCCACACTGCCGTGCTCGGCCGCCGCGCGGCGCTGAAGGCCACCGGCCTGGCCGGTCTGGCCCTCGGTCTTTCCGCCTGCGGCCGGGGCTTCGGCGGCGGCGACGATGCCGACCAGGGCAGCGTCACCCTGAACATGGTCTGGTGGGGCGACGCGAAGCGCGCCCAGAAGACCCAGGCCGCGCTCGACCTCTTCCAGCGCAAGCATCCGGGCGTCACCGTCCGGGTCGAGTACCAGGACAGCGCCCCCTACAAGGACAAACTGGCCACCCGGTTCGCCGCCGGCGACCCGCCGGACCTGATGGCGATGCGGGTGGACAGCCTGCGCGAGTACGCCGACCGGGGCAGCCTGCTCGACCTCGGCGCGCACTCGGGCGCGCTCGACCTGACCGGGTTGAGCGAGAGCGCCCGCACGCTGGCGACCGTGGGCGACAAGACCTTCGGCGTGCCGTCCGGACTGAACAGCATCGGGTTCGTCGTCAACCGAACCCTCACCGACCGGTACGGCGTCCAGGTGCCGAACGGCGACACCTGGAGCTGGGAGGACCTGGCCGGGTTCGCCCGGCAGGTCACCGCGAAGAGCGGCCGGAAGGTGTACGGCACCGGATTCGAGCCGCAGACCATGGCGAACCTCCTCGTCTTCAGCCGGCAGCGCGGGGAGGACTTCTTCACCGTTGACGGGGCGCTCGGGGTCAGCGAGGGCACCGTCACGGCCTGGTTCGAGATGGTGCAGCGGATGCGGGACGAGGGCGGCTTTCCACCGGCCGGTTTCTTCGAGGAGAGCGGGGCCTCGGCCGCGCAGTCGTACCTGGCGAAGGGCACGCTGGCGTCCCAGATCATCCCGACGAACAACTTCCTCTCCTACAACGAGGCGGCCGGCGGCAACCTCGCACTGTTGCGGATACCCGGCGAGGTCCAGGGCCGGCGGCGTGGGCAGTCGATCGACACCCCGGCGCTGTGGTCGATCGCGTCGGCGTCCAAGCATCGGGACGAGGCGCTCAAGCTGCTCGACTTCCTCGTCAACGACGCCGAGGCGGCCAAGGCCACCGGTACCACCCGGGGCGTACCGGCGAACCAGCGGATCGCCGAGACGGTCAAGCCGACCCTGGAACCCGACGACCAGACCGCCACCGAGTATCTGATCGGACTCCAGGGGGAGCAACTGCCGAGGTCGTACACCTATCCACCGGGTGGCAGCGCGATCGCGGCGAGCCTGGAGACCATCGCCACCGAGGTCGAGTTCAAGCGGCGGAGCGCGGCCGAGGGTGCCCGCGCGTTCGTCGCCGAGGCCCGCAAGGCGCTCACGAAGTGA
- a CDS encoding RICIN domain-containing protein, with translation MLPRILRRRRPPTIAAMMVAALAVPVALVVSPTPSQAANVDTGAYYVLASRHSGKAIDVYNLATTDGAPIVQWARNDGNQQQWQFLDVGSGYYQLRSRLSGKALQIASAADGAELTQQAPSGDTRQHFRVVDSPDGYVRLVNRLSGKALDVWEWSSTDGGRISQFADLGGTNQQWQMVRIGGSSGPQVPYSSVPDGFAQGTTGGAGGQTVTVTTQAQLNQYVTASTPYVIRVAGTINISPKGTELRVASNKTIIGVGTSGQIVGGGFFLNTGVSNVIIRNLTIRDTTMADDDPDDDAYDYDAIQLDTANRIWIDHNRLSRMNDGLIDSRKDTTNLTVSWNHLVDNNKTFGIGWTENVTARITIHHNWFQNTRTRNPSADNIAYCHMYNNYLQNSTSYGNYVRGLTKAVIENSYFENVRNPYYVEAGELVNRGNITVNSPWDSGKVTSKGSAFNPSSFYPYTLHPAADIPAMLRTHTGPQASIGN, from the coding sequence ATGCTTCCCAGGATTCTCAGACGTCGGCGCCCACCGACCATCGCCGCGATGATGGTGGCGGCGCTGGCCGTACCGGTCGCGTTGGTCGTCTCCCCGACGCCGTCCCAGGCCGCCAACGTCGACACCGGCGCCTACTACGTGCTCGCGTCGCGGCACAGTGGCAAGGCGATCGACGTGTACAACCTCGCCACGACCGACGGCGCGCCGATCGTGCAGTGGGCCCGTAACGACGGCAACCAGCAGCAGTGGCAGTTCCTCGACGTCGGCAGCGGCTACTACCAGCTCAGGTCCCGGCTCAGTGGCAAGGCACTCCAGATCGCGTCGGCCGCCGACGGCGCCGAGTTGACCCAGCAGGCGCCCAGCGGTGACACCCGGCAGCACTTCCGGGTCGTCGACTCCCCGGACGGGTACGTGCGGTTGGTCAACCGGCTCAGCGGCAAGGCCCTCGACGTGTGGGAGTGGTCCAGCACCGACGGCGGCCGGATCTCCCAGTTCGCCGACCTCGGCGGCACCAACCAGCAGTGGCAGATGGTCAGGATCGGTGGGTCGTCGGGGCCGCAGGTGCCGTACTCGTCGGTGCCGGACGGGTTCGCCCAGGGCACCACCGGTGGTGCGGGTGGCCAGACGGTCACGGTCACCACCCAGGCCCAACTCAACCAGTACGTCACGGCCAGCACCCCGTACGTCATCCGGGTCGCCGGAACGATCAACATCAGTCCGAAGGGCACCGAGCTGCGGGTGGCGTCGAACAAGACGATCATCGGGGTGGGGACCAGTGGGCAGATCGTCGGCGGCGGGTTCTTCCTCAACACCGGGGTCAGCAACGTCATCATCCGGAACCTGACCATCCGCGACACCACGATGGCCGACGACGACCCGGACGACGACGCCTACGACTACGACGCGATCCAGCTCGACACCGCCAACCGGATCTGGATCGACCACAACCGGCTGTCCCGGATGAACGACGGTCTGATCGACAGTCGCAAGGACACCACCAACCTGACCGTCTCCTGGAACCACCTCGTCGACAACAACAAGACGTTCGGGATCGGCTGGACCGAGAACGTCACCGCCCGGATCACGATCCACCACAACTGGTTCCAGAACACCCGGACCCGTAACCCGAGCGCGGACAACATCGCCTACTGCCACATGTACAACAACTACCTGCAGAACTCGACCTCGTACGGCAACTACGTACGCGGGCTGACCAAGGCAGTCATCGAGAACAGCTACTTCGAGAACGTCCGTAACCCGTACTACGTCGAGGCCGGCGAGCTGGTGAACCGGGGCAACATCACCGTCAACAGCCCCTGGGACTCCGGGAAGGTCACCTCGAAGGGGTCGGCGTTCAACCCCAGCAGCTTCTACCCGTACACCCTGCACCCGGCCGCGGACATCCCGGCCATGCTGCGGACCCACACCGGCCCGCAGGCCAGCATCGGAAACTGA
- a CDS encoding pectinesterase family protein: MVPTGPAQAATVDPAAYYVLTSRHSGKAVDVYNLATTDGAPIVQWARNDGNQQQWQFVAVGSGYYQVRSRHSGKVLQIASAADGAELTQQASSSDTRQHFALADSPDGYVRLVNRLSGKALDVWEWSTTDGGRISQFADLGGTNQQWQLVQIGNTGGPPAGSIVVAADGSGQHRTVQSAIDAAPANSASVVTIAIRPGTYRGVVSVPSNKTNLHLLGLGTAPGNVVIVENHSAGTQRPDGSTYGTNGSATATVTGRGFSATNLTISNDFDEVANAGQAGHQAVALYLNSDRSVLTNVRLLGDQDTFLIGATARSYLRNSYVEGTVDFIFGDGIAVLHSTQVHEKRSTGGPVTAARTPASRAYGFLFYRCNLTSSAAAGSSSLGRPWGPDAQVLYRESTLGAHINTAQPWTNMSSNTWQNARFSEYRNNGAGAGVNGNRPQLSDAQAPTYTPQRYLAGSDGWNPVS; this comes from the coding sequence TCGCGGCACAGCGGAAAGGCCGTCGACGTGTACAACCTCGCCACGACCGACGGCGCGCCGATCGTGCAGTGGGCCCGTAACGACGGCAACCAGCAGCAGTGGCAGTTCGTCGCCGTCGGAAGCGGCTACTACCAGGTACGGTCCCGGCACTCGGGGAAGGTCCTCCAGATCGCCTCGGCGGCGGACGGCGCGGAACTGACCCAGCAGGCGTCGAGTTCGGACACCCGGCAGCACTTCGCGCTGGCGGACTCGCCGGACGGCTACGTCCGACTGGTGAACCGGCTCAGTGGCAAGGCGCTGGACGTCTGGGAGTGGTCCACCACCGACGGCGGCCGGATCTCCCAGTTCGCCGACCTCGGTGGCACGAACCAGCAGTGGCAACTGGTCCAGATCGGGAACACCGGCGGTCCGCCCGCCGGCTCGATCGTGGTGGCCGCCGACGGCAGCGGTCAGCACCGTACGGTGCAGTCGGCGATCGACGCGGCGCCGGCCAACAGTGCCAGCGTGGTGACGATCGCGATCCGGCCGGGCACCTACCGTGGGGTGGTCTCGGTGCCTTCGAACAAGACGAACCTGCACCTGCTCGGCCTCGGCACCGCTCCGGGCAACGTGGTCATCGTCGAGAACCACTCCGCCGGAACACAGCGGCCCGACGGCAGCACCTACGGGACGAACGGCAGCGCGACGGCCACGGTGACCGGCCGGGGCTTCAGCGCCACGAACCTGACCATCTCGAACGACTTCGACGAGGTGGCCAACGCCGGCCAGGCCGGGCACCAGGCCGTGGCGCTGTACCTCAACTCCGACCGCTCGGTGCTGACCAACGTACGGCTCCTCGGCGACCAGGACACCTTCCTGATCGGTGCCACCGCCCGTTCCTACCTGCGGAACTCGTACGTCGAGGGGACCGTCGACTTCATCTTCGGCGACGGCATCGCGGTGCTGCACAGCACCCAGGTCCACGAGAAGCGGTCCACCGGCGGCCCGGTCACCGCAGCCCGCACCCCGGCCAGCCGGGCGTACGGCTTCCTGTTCTACCGCTGCAACCTGACCAGTTCGGCGGCGGCGGGCTCCAGCAGCCTCGGCCGACCGTGGGGGCCCGACGCCCAGGTGCTCTACCGCGAGTCGACCCTCGGCGCGCACATCAACACCGCACAGCCGTGGACCAACATGTCCAGCAACACCTGGCAGAACGCCCGCTTCTCCGAGTACCGGAACAACGGCGCCGGTGCCGGTGTGAACGGCAACCGTCCGCAGCTCAGCGACGCACAGGCCCCGACCTACACCCCGCAGCGCTATCTGGCCGGCTCGGACGGCTGGAACCCCGTCTCCTGA